In Candidatus Methylacidiphilales bacterium, one DNA window encodes the following:
- a CDS encoding efflux RND transporter permease subunit, which yields MASLSEPFVRRPVMTMLLTASVILFGVLCYLKLPVNDLPAVDFPVISVTASYPGATPKTMANNVATPLEKQFLQIPGLQLITSNSTQGNTALTLQFALNKSVDAAATDVQAAISQTTGSLPVDMPSPPTLAKHNPNDQPVMYLTLTSDSLTGGQLYDYATSQVAQRISILPGVSRVDVFGSKSAVRIKADPAKLAIRGLTLDDLAQAIQAGTSYQGAGQFDGAHRTFLLQPQGQLDNATGYENLIIGGKTGAPIYLRDVAGVVDSLQDERQERHFFVRGHPIPAVNVVLAVSRQAGSNAVAISQSVRNLLPLFKRELPGSIQLIPVYDRSITVQNSVNDVKQTLLLAFSLVVIVIFVFLGRASDTLIPVVALPLSMLLTFLIMYILKYSIDNLSLLALTLSIGFLVDDAIVFLENAVRRMEAGEGALEASLNGAKEISFTILSMTLSLAAVFIPLVFMPGLLGRQLQEFAVTIIISILASGIVSLSLTPLMCSRMLVKHEKGKKTWMETISNKTIGRVIKGYGGSLHFFLNHKWISALAWVVCMIGTILLFQAVPKSLLPVGDSGFIRGIFQAQEGSSPEQMHAYQKQVDEILKNDDAVDIGITVAGRTGLAAPSQAFTLGFLKPRDERPPIQIVMARLSQKIAQIPGILPYLQANPTLQISTGATATTQGKFTYSLTGINPDEVYKASEDIVAKLRAYPGIANGGFVNSDLKMNTPNLEIDILRDQASSYGVTAQAILNALRTAYSQNYIYLIKKVTDQYQVIIEIDDKERGRPDDLQKLYIRSGTGALVPIKAVAKWHEVLGPQSINHINQFPSVTIFFNLGPDAVIGDATKYLEKTAAETLPLTVTGSLQGEAQVFKETINSLAILFLLAIFCMYVILGILYESYVHPITVLSSLPVAMVGGLATLLIFGQELSLYADVGLFLLVGIVKKNGIMMIDFALQRMAQGLDRTAAVHEACVERFRPIMMTTFAALMGSLPLAFGHGADGKTRQPLGLIIAGGLVVSQLITLFVTPALFLYLEEFQENVLDRFAFLRTHRKTCVVVPHSPAPLGGEN from the coding sequence ATGGCCAGCCTATCCGAACCCTTTGTCCGCCGTCCCGTGATGACCATGCTCCTCACGGCGTCGGTGATTCTTTTCGGTGTGCTTTGCTATCTCAAGCTCCCGGTCAACGATCTGCCGGCGGTTGATTTCCCGGTCATCAGCGTCACGGCGAGCTACCCGGGGGCAACCCCAAAAACGATGGCGAACAACGTGGCCACTCCGTTGGAGAAGCAGTTTCTGCAAATTCCCGGCCTGCAGTTGATCACATCCAACAGCACGCAGGGCAACACCGCACTGACTCTGCAATTTGCATTGAATAAGAGTGTGGATGCCGCGGCCACGGACGTGCAGGCGGCCATCAGCCAAACCACGGGCAGCCTCCCGGTGGATATGCCATCACCCCCCACGCTCGCGAAGCACAACCCGAATGACCAGCCCGTCATGTATCTTACACTGACAAGCGACTCGCTGACGGGCGGGCAGCTTTACGATTATGCCACAAGCCAGGTGGCGCAACGTATCAGTATTCTTCCCGGCGTTTCGAGGGTGGATGTTTTCGGCTCGAAGTCCGCCGTGCGCATCAAGGCGGATCCGGCGAAGCTTGCGATACGCGGGCTAACGCTGGATGATCTTGCCCAGGCAATCCAGGCTGGGACGAGCTACCAGGGCGCGGGGCAGTTTGACGGTGCGCATCGCACCTTTTTGCTGCAGCCACAGGGCCAACTCGACAACGCGACCGGCTATGAAAACCTGATCATCGGAGGGAAAACGGGCGCGCCGATTTACCTGCGCGATGTGGCCGGTGTGGTGGACTCGCTCCAGGACGAACGCCAGGAACGGCATTTCTTTGTACGCGGCCATCCTATCCCGGCGGTGAACGTGGTGCTCGCTGTTTCGCGCCAGGCGGGAAGCAATGCGGTGGCCATCTCGCAGTCAGTCAGAAATCTGCTTCCACTGTTTAAACGGGAACTGCCCGGCTCAATCCAGCTTATTCCTGTCTATGACCGCTCCATTACGGTTCAAAATTCCGTCAATGACGTGAAACAAACCCTGCTCCTGGCATTTTCGCTTGTGGTGATAGTCATTTTCGTTTTTCTAGGACGCGCCAGCGATACGCTCATCCCGGTTGTCGCGCTCCCGCTGTCGATGTTGCTGACTTTTCTGATCATGTACATACTTAAGTACAGCATCGACAACCTTTCGCTTCTTGCGCTTACGCTGTCCATCGGGTTCCTTGTCGATGACGCAATTGTATTTTTGGAAAATGCGGTGCGGCGAATGGAAGCCGGCGAGGGGGCTTTGGAAGCGTCCTTGAACGGGGCAAAGGAAATCAGCTTTACCATTCTATCCATGACCCTGTCACTGGCTGCGGTGTTTATTCCGCTGGTTTTCATGCCCGGGCTTTTGGGCCGGCAGTTGCAGGAGTTTGCCGTCACGATTATTATTTCAATTCTTGCCTCGGGTATCGTCTCTCTTTCGCTGACGCCGCTGATGTGCTCAAGGATGCTGGTGAAGCATGAAAAGGGGAAAAAGACATGGATGGAAACAATTTCCAATAAAACCATCGGACGGGTGATCAAAGGTTACGGCGGCTCCCTGCATTTCTTTCTCAATCACAAATGGATTTCCGCACTCGCCTGGGTTGTTTGCATGATCGGTACGATTTTATTGTTTCAAGCCGTGCCGAAGTCCTTGTTGCCAGTCGGCGATAGCGGTTTTATCCGAGGCATCTTTCAAGCGCAGGAAGGAAGTTCTCCCGAGCAAATGCACGCCTACCAAAAGCAGGTGGATGAAATATTAAAAAATGACGACGCAGTTGATATTGGCATCACGGTTGCCGGACGAACCGGTCTGGCGGCGCCCTCACAGGCTTTCACACTCGGCTTTCTAAAGCCTCGCGATGAGCGGCCACCGATCCAAATTGTGATGGCGCGATTGTCGCAGAAGATCGCGCAGATTCCCGGGATATTGCCGTACTTGCAGGCGAACCCAACGTTGCAAATCAGCACTGGAGCCACTGCGACAACCCAGGGGAAATTCACATACTCGTTGACAGGCATCAATCCGGATGAAGTTTACAAGGCTTCAGAGGATATCGTTGCAAAACTGCGAGCCTATCCAGGCATTGCGAATGGCGGATTTGTCAATTCCGATTTAAAGATGAACACGCCGAATCTGGAGATCGATATCCTGAGGGATCAGGCGTCAAGCTATGGAGTCACCGCGCAGGCCATCCTGAATGCGCTGCGGACTGCCTATTCCCAGAACTATATTTATCTTATCAAGAAGGTGACGGACCAATACCAGGTCATCATTGAGATTGATGACAAGGAACGAGGGAGGCCGGATGACCTCCAAAAACTTTACATTCGTTCCGGAACTGGAGCACTCGTGCCGATTAAAGCCGTTGCGAAGTGGCATGAAGTGCTCGGACCCCAGTCGATCAACCACATCAACCAGTTCCCGTCCGTGACGATTTTTTTCAACCTTGGACCGGACGCGGTCATCGGTGATGCGACAAAATATCTTGAAAAAACAGCCGCTGAAACCCTTCCACTGACCGTGACAGGCAGCTTGCAGGGCGAAGCGCAGGTTTTCAAGGAAACGATCAACAGTCTGGCCATTCTCTTCCTTTTGGCCATTTTCTGCATGTATGTGATTCTGGGTATCCTTTACGAAAGTTATGTCCATCCCATCACCGTTCTCTCGTCGCTGCCTGTCGCAATGGTCGGTGGTCTTGCGACATTGCTAATCTTTGGCCAGGAGCTTTCGCTCTATGCGGATGTCGGCTTGTTCCTGCTCGTGGGCATTGTAAAAAAGAACGGTATCATGATGATTGATTTTGCCCTCCAGCGCATGGCCCAGGGGCTTGACCGTACCGCAGCCGTGCATGAGGCTTGTGTCGAACGGTTCCGGCCTATCATGATGACGACGTTTGCCGCGCTCATGGGCTCGCTGCCACTTGCGTTCGGACATGGGGCCGACGGCAAGACGCGCCAGCCGCTTGGATTGATCATTGCCGGGGGGCTCGTGGTTTCTCAACTCATTACGCTGTTCGTAACGCCTGCGCTGTTTCTGTATCTTGAGGAATTCCAGGAAAATGTGCTGGATCGCTTCGCCTTTCTGCGCACCCATCGCAAGACATGTGTTGTGGTGCCGCACAGTCCCGCTCCCTTGGGCGGGGAGAATTAA
- a CDS encoding efflux RND transporter periplasmic adaptor subunit → MRGIYFGTAGLLFALLPLACERKADVPPPRLPVNVSTALAVSKPVPLYIDEIGTCVALQSVSILPQVSGAIAKIHFEDGAELKQGDPLFTIDPRLFEAARDKAEATLLSDQATLELNRAQLKRSQELAQGNYISAQDLENLKTTVATSEAVVQGDRAALKTAQINLEYCTMNSPIDGKAGIHQVDIGAVVTAYSNTPLVSIQRLDPLYVDFVVAETDLPQVRNYFKTGALKVEVYYPEAEQKKRSGELFFLDNAVQTGSGTVKLRAILHNEDHFFWPGQFVNVRLLLDTIQNAVLVPYEAVQVGNNGPFAFIVKGDNTVELRFVKPGQRQGDQIVVSDGIKQGEMVVVTGQLSLAPGAKVMPSAATK, encoded by the coding sequence GTGCGTGGAATTTACTTCGGAACCGCGGGGTTGCTGTTTGCCTTGTTGCCCCTGGCCTGTGAACGCAAGGCGGATGTACCGCCTCCACGCCTCCCGGTCAATGTCTCGACGGCATTGGCTGTCTCCAAGCCCGTTCCGCTGTATATTGATGAAATCGGGACCTGTGTTGCGCTTCAAAGCGTTTCAATCCTGCCGCAAGTGTCGGGCGCCATAGCGAAAATCCACTTCGAGGACGGGGCCGAATTGAAGCAGGGAGACCCGCTTTTTACGATCGATCCACGTTTGTTCGAGGCGGCTCGTGATAAAGCTGAGGCCACACTTCTGTCGGATCAAGCCACTCTTGAGCTCAATAGAGCCCAGCTCAAGCGAAGCCAGGAACTGGCACAGGGAAACTACATCTCCGCACAGGACCTGGAGAATCTTAAAACAACCGTGGCCACCAGCGAAGCGGTTGTACAGGGGGACCGTGCAGCTCTGAAAACCGCACAGATCAACCTCGAGTACTGTACGATGAATTCGCCCATCGATGGCAAGGCGGGAATACATCAGGTTGATATTGGCGCAGTTGTGACAGCTTACAGCAACACTCCACTGGTGTCCATCCAGAGGCTGGATCCGCTGTACGTGGATTTTGTAGTCGCGGAAACGGATCTGCCGCAAGTCCGCAATTATTTCAAAACCGGCGCGCTTAAGGTGGAAGTTTATTATCCGGAGGCGGAACAAAAAAAGCGCAGCGGCGAACTGTTCTTTTTGGATAACGCAGTGCAAACAGGTTCCGGTACGGTCAAACTCAGGGCCATATTGCACAACGAAGACCATTTCTTTTGGCCTGGCCAGTTTGTGAATGTTCGCCTCCTGCTCGACACCATCCAGAATGCAGTGCTGGTGCCGTATGAGGCGGTGCAGGTAGGGAACAACGGGCCATTTGCCTTTATTGTCAAAGGGGATAACACGGTTGAATTGCGATTCGTGAAACCCGGGCAACGCCAGGGCGATCAGATTGTGGTCAGCGATGGAATCAAGCAGGGTGAAATGGTGGTTGTGACCGGCCAGCTTTCCCTCGCCCCCGGAGCCAAGGTCATGCCCTCAGCGGCGACGAAATAA
- a CDS encoding TolC family protein, with amino-acid sequence MHRGCILIFWAYAACIGPAAALASEKGDAGKPPTNANEPYSGEGAGLPSSERPAPAPKDFEDPAKVWTLPELLDEALKHNPATTQAWEQANVAAAQVGVAKAAYWPTVDLAVAGVASHTGTPNYPGTQENNQISVTPQLQIQYLLLDFGARKANVEQNRFNLLSQNFTFNKSLQAVTLAVMSAYYNLDGAKAAVKNAESALALSEASLRSTEIKLKAGLGTSTDEAQAKQSVEQSKFNLESARGALSTAEIQMAGSLGLPGNTKLEVAPPSNAPSLAVLEEEVDKLIDLAFKQRPDLASKYNAWRSKLAAVDQAEANRWPALTVGANLQRSYYQADVSGGNKNFNGSGHDDGASVNLTFGFGLFDGGGRDYQVKAARHAAEAAKADLAASELGVISDVVSNFVAFKTSAKQVDAAQALLEASQKSYDSIQISYRSGLKNLIDLLTAQSNLALAQSSLSQARSGLFTASANLANATGSVMTTASVQQSASTGTAADPAR; translated from the coding sequence ATGCACAGAGGTTGTATATTGATATTTTGGGCTTACGCCGCCTGCATCGGGCCGGCTGCGGCGCTGGCGTCTGAAAAAGGGGATGCCGGCAAACCGCCAACCAACGCCAACGAACCGTATTCGGGTGAAGGCGCGGGCCTGCCGTCCTCCGAGCGTCCGGCCCCGGCGCCAAAAGATTTTGAAGACCCGGCCAAAGTCTGGACCTTGCCGGAACTGCTGGATGAAGCATTGAAACACAATCCCGCCACGACCCAGGCGTGGGAGCAGGCCAATGTGGCAGCCGCGCAGGTTGGCGTTGCAAAAGCGGCTTATTGGCCGACAGTTGATTTGGCTGTGGCCGGCGTGGCCTCACATACCGGAACCCCAAACTATCCGGGTACGCAGGAGAACAACCAAATCAGCGTGACGCCGCAGTTGCAGATCCAATACCTGTTGCTGGATTTTGGCGCGCGCAAGGCAAACGTGGAGCAAAACCGGTTTAATCTTCTCAGCCAGAATTTCACATTCAACAAGTCGCTCCAGGCGGTGACGCTGGCGGTCATGAGCGCCTACTACAATCTGGATGGGGCAAAGGCCGCGGTGAAAAATGCCGAAAGCGCGCTGGCCCTGAGCGAGGCAAGCCTGCGTTCGACTGAAATCAAGTTGAAGGCCGGGCTGGGCACGAGCACGGATGAAGCGCAGGCGAAGCAGAGCGTCGAGCAAAGCAAGTTTAATTTGGAAAGCGCGCGCGGGGCTTTGAGCACGGCTGAAATCCAAATGGCAGGCAGCCTGGGGCTTCCCGGCAACACGAAGTTGGAGGTGGCGCCGCCGTCCAATGCCCCCTCGTTGGCGGTGCTGGAAGAGGAAGTTGACAAGCTGATTGATCTGGCCTTCAAGCAGCGTCCGGATCTGGCTTCCAAATACAATGCCTGGCGGTCGAAGCTGGCGGCTGTGGACCAGGCGGAAGCGAACCGCTGGCCCGCTTTGACGGTTGGCGCCAATCTGCAGCGTTCTTATTACCAGGCAGACGTCAGCGGCGGGAACAAAAACTTCAACGGTTCCGGACATGATGACGGCGCTTCTGTGAATCTGACGTTCGGTTTTGGATTGTTTGACGGAGGCGGCAGGGACTATCAGGTTAAAGCCGCCAGGCATGCCGCTGAAGCGGCAAAGGCCGATCTGGCGGCCAGCGAGTTGGGAGTCATTTCGGATGTCGTAAGCAATTTTGTCGCCTTTAAAACCTCGGCGAAGCAGGTTGACGCGGCGCAAGCGCTGCTCGAGGCCTCGCAAAAGAGTTATGATTCAATCCAGATCAGCTATCGGAGCGGATTGAAAAACCTCATCGATCTGCTGACGGCGCAAAGCAACCTCGCATTGGCTCAATCCAGCCTTTCCCAAGCCCGATCAGGGCTGTTTACCGCGTCTGCGAACCTGGCCAACGCGACGGGTTCCGTCATGACAACGGCGTCCGTTCAGCAAAGCGCAAGCACAGGTACCGCCGCAGATCCGGCCCGATAA
- a CDS encoding TetR/AcrR family transcriptional regulator — MSKRVYPSAREKILDAAEDVVLEQGAIHLTLDSVAKASKLSKGGLLYHFPSKAALLEALMRRIVNLWVSRVEAHAATLPPGPCRKARAIYNSYFSNVPESRRRRQRLFVALAAAKTHQPSLMDIPRQTYAGFLKEFEEEGENVGSSLVMLTALDGIWWSHIFGTYALNPMQEQALKRELQKLLGLPASANRANPRASKKTSKAKLQTA, encoded by the coding sequence ATGAGCAAGCGTGTGTACCCATCAGCCCGGGAAAAAATTTTGGATGCCGCCGAGGATGTCGTCCTTGAACAGGGGGCCATCCATCTCACGCTCGACTCGGTCGCCAAGGCTTCGAAGCTGAGCAAGGGAGGATTGCTTTATCATTTCCCCAGCAAGGCCGCCTTGCTGGAGGCGCTCATGCGCCGAATCGTGAATTTGTGGGTGAGCCGGGTCGAAGCCCATGCCGCCACGCTTCCCCCCGGTCCCTGCCGGAAAGCACGCGCCATTTATAACAGTTATTTCAGCAACGTGCCCGAAAGCCGGCGGCGGAGGCAACGCCTGTTCGTGGCCCTGGCTGCGGCCAAAACCCATCAACCCAGTCTCATGGACATTCCGCGCCAGACGTATGCGGGTTTTTTAAAGGAATTCGAGGAGGAAGGGGAAAATGTCGGGAGTTCCCTTGTAATGTTGACGGCTTTGGACGGCATCTGGTGGTCGCATATTTTTGGCACCTACGCGCTCAATCCCATGCAGGAACAGGCGCTGAAGCGTGAACTGCAAAAGCTGCTGGGTCTGCCGGCATCAGCGAACCGCGCAAATCCCAGGGCCTCAAAAAAAACCTCCAAAGCAAAACTTCAAACCGCCTGA
- a CDS encoding heavy metal translocating P-type ATPase: MSSCCSNPSAEGCDVKTDAARALGWVRLGFAALIAGQTMTFSLGINDSPPQGMERTILHSILAGSALLVFLLIGLPLAAEAWRQLRAGRIVIEQMFLLGIAGAYGASLHSSLTGEGAIYYEVVAILLAIYTLGTLVSRNRREAALESSESLRRQYDRCFRLNNEGVASECAVEDVRPGDQIVVYPGSGIPVDGRIAEGTAFIRETAMTGEPFPVVRKAGDPVLAGSVVLDEKLVIEAASSGKSRKLDLLLARIDQARQLPSSIQKEADRLITWFLPSVLFISIATFIGWTLARGWVVGLFNGLAVLVVACPCAMGMATPIGIMSALNAFARRGLVACSGDLIEALARINTVVFDKTGTLSEDTLQLVEFAVEPGFEREKLRRWIGAIQAGSAHPIARAFKDWAPGIPAGIKAKKIEVIPGAGVRGVVMEKSISYRLAIGNISVLAQKEARPSKLLKNLRAKGGSLMEIHVTVDGKAAAVALLRENLRAGSKKIMEELRGMDLRVEVMSGDRMERLEELGLQGARADLTPEEKRRLVEDMEAVGKRVLFVGDGVNDSAAMSCATTSIALASGADLTREVADGQLFGSDLRAIPWARRQAVRVMRGIRQNLWISIFYNVIGISLAASGTLHPVAAAVLMLVSSVTVTWRALRFGERLQEEADGAEETEVGENGASLFTRLSNIGGLIWNELVERISVTGLILGLAMTAQGLSISYLGALRFKWALTTDLLFLGAGIFLVFAAKSWARRPVWVLYAGMLAVGNLGMLAGWYADSGFVPVVRDGFCSSCCAGPHAAFGLSLHWNWMQTGMVLASIPLLFGIDVSPRRVRRKFFNHPWLHAVFCLGGMLVGMQASGIVMNWVAVADPVRHYLLMLASMTAGMFIGMILFCQAYFRWLLGQNEECRIQKAELRHRTPRT; encoded by the coding sequence ATGTCCTCCTGTTGTTCCAATCCGTCCGCAGAAGGATGCGATGTCAAGACTGATGCCGCACGGGCTCTGGGTTGGGTCCGTTTGGGTTTTGCCGCGCTGATTGCGGGCCAGACCATGACCTTCAGCCTCGGGATCAACGACTCTCCGCCGCAGGGAATGGAGCGGACCATTTTGCACTCGATCCTTGCCGGTTCCGCCCTGCTCGTCTTTTTGCTGATCGGTCTTCCATTGGCCGCCGAGGCCTGGAGGCAATTGAGGGCGGGACGGATTGTCATCGAGCAAATGTTTCTGCTCGGCATCGCAGGCGCGTACGGAGCCTCGCTGCACTCGAGCCTCACGGGCGAGGGCGCGATCTATTACGAGGTGGTGGCCATATTGCTGGCTATTTATACGTTAGGGACTCTGGTGAGCCGGAACCGCCGCGAGGCAGCGCTTGAGTCCTCCGAATCCCTGCGGCGGCAATACGACCGGTGCTTCAGACTAAACAACGAGGGCGTAGCCTCGGAGTGCGCAGTCGAAGATGTCCGGCCCGGCGACCAAATTGTTGTTTATCCCGGCTCCGGGATTCCCGTTGACGGAAGAATTGCCGAAGGAACAGCTTTTATCCGCGAAACCGCGATGACGGGCGAGCCGTTCCCGGTCGTGCGAAAAGCCGGTGACCCGGTTCTTGCCGGGAGCGTTGTGTTGGATGAGAAGCTGGTAATCGAGGCTGCGAGCTCGGGCAAAAGCAGAAAATTGGATCTTTTGCTGGCGCGGATTGATCAAGCGCGGCAATTGCCGTCTTCGATCCAAAAGGAAGCGGACCGCTTGATAACCTGGTTCCTGCCGTCAGTGCTGTTCATCAGCATTGCGACTTTCATAGGTTGGACGCTGGCCCGAGGTTGGGTGGTCGGCTTGTTCAACGGTCTGGCCGTACTCGTCGTGGCGTGCCCCTGCGCGATGGGGATGGCGACGCCGATTGGCATCATGAGCGCGCTCAATGCCTTTGCCCGGCGCGGCTTGGTGGCGTGTTCCGGTGATTTGATCGAGGCGCTGGCCCGGATCAATACGGTGGTCTTTGACAAAACCGGCACGCTCAGTGAAGACACATTGCAATTGGTTGAGTTTGCCGTGGAACCCGGTTTTGAGCGTGAAAAACTGAGGCGCTGGATCGGCGCCATTCAGGCCGGGTCTGCGCATCCGATTGCACGCGCGTTTAAAGATTGGGCTCCTGGGATTCCAGCAGGAATAAAGGCGAAGAAGATTGAAGTGATCCCGGGTGCGGGAGTGCGTGGTGTTGTAATGGAAAAGAGTATTTCTTACCGGCTTGCTATTGGGAACATCTCCGTCCTGGCTCAAAAAGAGGCGCGTCCATCGAAGCTTTTGAAAAATTTGAGGGCTAAAGGCGGCTCCTTGATGGAAATCCATGTTACGGTGGATGGCAAAGCTGCCGCCGTGGCGCTGCTTCGGGAAAATTTACGGGCTGGCTCGAAGAAGATCATGGAGGAACTGAGAGGCATGGACCTTCGCGTTGAGGTCATGAGCGGGGACCGCATGGAACGGCTGGAAGAGCTGGGGCTGCAGGGAGCCAGGGCCGATCTTACGCCGGAAGAAAAACGGCGGCTTGTGGAGGACATGGAAGCAGTCGGGAAACGGGTCTTGTTCGTGGGCGATGGCGTGAACGATTCGGCGGCCATGTCCTGCGCGACCACATCGATTGCCCTGGCATCGGGTGCCGACTTGACGCGCGAGGTGGCGGACGGACAACTCTTTGGATCGGATTTGAGGGCGATTCCGTGGGCGCGGCGGCAGGCCGTCCGTGTCATGCGGGGCATACGGCAGAATCTGTGGATTTCCATTTTTTACAATGTGATAGGCATTTCACTGGCGGCGTCGGGAACTTTACACCCCGTAGCGGCGGCAGTCTTGATGCTGGTTTCGAGCGTGACCGTGACCTGGCGCGCGTTGCGATTTGGGGAACGCCTGCAGGAAGAAGCGGATGGAGCTGAGGAAACGGAAGTCGGTGAAAATGGGGCATCCTTGTTCACGCGTTTGAGCAACATCGGTGGACTGATTTGGAACGAGCTTGTTGAAAGGATTTCAGTGACAGGTTTGATTTTAGGATTGGCGATGACTGCCCAGGGACTTTCCATTTCCTATCTCGGCGCGTTGCGCTTCAAATGGGCTTTAACGACAGACCTGCTCTTTCTCGGCGCGGGGATTTTTCTCGTGTTCGCGGCGAAGTCATGGGCCAGACGTCCGGTTTGGGTTTTGTATGCCGGGATGCTGGCGGTTGGCAATCTGGGGATGCTGGCCGGCTGGTATGCCGACTCCGGGTTTGTTCCTGTGGTGCGGGACGGTTTTTGCTCATCCTGTTGTGCCGGGCCACATGCCGCGTTCGGCCTTTCCTTGCATTGGAACTGGATGCAAACCGGGATGGTGCTGGCGAGCATACCTTTGTTGTTTGGGATTGATGTGTCGCCTCGCCGGGTACGGCGGAAGTTTTTTAATCATCCGTGGCTGCATGCGGTGTTTTGCCTGGGCGGCATGTTAGTGGGCATGCAGGCCTCCGGGATTGTGATGAACTGGGTCGCCGTGGCCGATCCGGTCCGGCATTATTTGTTGATGCTTGCCTCGATGACGGCCGGGATGTTCATCGGGATGATTTTATTCTGCCAGGCTTATTTCAGGTGGCTGCTGGGGCAAAATGAAGAATGTAGAATTCAGAAGGCAGAATTAAGGCACAGAACCCCGCGTACATAA
- a CDS encoding COX15/CtaA family protein, which yields MSTTNPEISRSRTRALALWLFALAAAIWIMVVIGGATRLTGSGLSITEWKPILGAIPPLTEQEWEKAFDLYKQYPQYHMLNPDMDLAGFKSIYIWEYLHRLWGRAIGLVFLIPLLYFWMKGCVSKKLLPKLLGIFALGAAQGAMGWFMVKSGLVDKPWVSPYRLTAHLLLALTLFGYVLWQALNLWFENDTSKRDAIKNPPCWLFPVTLGLLLLLLAQTFFGGFMAGLHAALSYPTFPTMNGEWVPLGIMSRSPWWVNFFENPATVQFVHRLLGALLAFGATAYWLATWKVQGSRAYHLGRHLLLVCALIQFQLGVWTVKNSLGHIPVAFGVLHQACGVALLATVILLLHQARRATGHRA from the coding sequence ATGAGCACCACAAACCCTGAAATCTCACGTTCCAGAACCCGCGCGCTTGCGCTTTGGCTGTTTGCCCTGGCTGCGGCGATCTGGATCATGGTGGTCATTGGTGGCGCGACGCGCCTGACCGGTTCCGGATTGTCGATCACGGAATGGAAACCCATTCTCGGCGCCATTCCTCCATTGACGGAGCAGGAATGGGAAAAGGCTTTCGATCTTTACAAGCAATATCCCCAATACCACATGCTAAATCCGGACATGGACCTGGCGGGTTTCAAATCCATTTATATCTGGGAATATCTGCACCGTCTCTGGGGTCGGGCTATCGGACTCGTTTTTCTGATCCCCCTCTTATATTTTTGGATGAAGGGGTGTGTTTCCAAAAAATTACTGCCGAAGTTGCTGGGTATTTTTGCGCTTGGAGCCGCGCAGGGCGCGATGGGATGGTTTATGGTCAAAAGCGGCCTGGTTGACAAACCCTGGGTCAGCCCGTACCGACTGACAGCTCACTTGCTGCTGGCGCTGACTCTCTTTGGCTATGTGCTGTGGCAGGCCTTGAATCTTTGGTTTGAAAACGATACCTCCAAACGTGACGCGATTAAAAACCCACCTTGCTGGCTATTTCCGGTAACACTGGGTCTGCTGCTCTTGCTGCTTGCGCAAACTTTCTTTGGAGGCTTCATGGCGGGCCTGCATGCCGCTCTGAGTTATCCCACCTTCCCGACCATGAACGGAGAGTGGGTGCCGCTGGGCATCATGAGTCGGAGCCCCTGGTGGGTGAATTTTTTTGAGAATCCCGCCACAGTGCAGTTCGTTCACCGTTTGTTGGGGGCTTTGCTGGCGTTTGGTGCGACAGCGTATTGGCTGGCCACCTGGAAAGTGCAAGGGTCCCGGGCCTATCATCTTGGACGACACCTGCTACTGGTCTGTGCGCTGATCCAGTTTCAACTGGGAGTCTGGACGGTAAAAAACTCACTCGGGCATATACCAGTCGCGTTCGGAGTCTTGCACCAAGCCTGTGGCGTGGCGCTGCTCGCCACGGTGATACTGCTGTTGCACCAGGCGCGTCGGGCGACGGGCCACAGAGCTTAA